A region of Vibrio chagasii DNA encodes the following proteins:
- the apbC gene encoding iron-sulfur cluster carrier protein ApbC, with protein sequence MRNFTSKQDFCSWLNEFESPILIPEWALHQNIVSVDPRGSFVITLPFAANQLAVDLENWINAQIEQKLVNAFQFEVKVKPSALETTVSTPLKGVKNIIAVTSAKGGVGKSTTSVNLALALSKSGSKVGLLDADIYGPSVPMMLGQLDAKPEVQNNKWMMPIEAHGIFTHSIGYLVSKDDAAIWRGPMAAKALGQLVNETVWPELDYLVIDMPPGTGDIQLTLSQQIPVTGAVVVTTPQDLALADARKGVAMFDKVSVPVAGLVENMSYHICSHCGEKEHIFGAGGAEAMSEEFYLDILAQIPLHIDVREDIDAGCPTVVRRPDSEHTHHYLELAENVAAKMFWTGKARPEAINFSMVE encoded by the coding sequence ATGCGTAACTTTACTTCGAAGCAAGATTTCTGTTCATGGTTGAATGAGTTTGAGTCACCAATCCTCATCCCAGAGTGGGCGCTACACCAAAATATTGTCTCTGTTGATCCTCGTGGATCGTTTGTTATTACTTTGCCTTTCGCTGCGAATCAGCTTGCTGTTGATCTTGAAAATTGGATTAACGCTCAGATTGAACAAAAGCTTGTGAATGCTTTTCAATTTGAAGTGAAGGTCAAGCCGTCGGCACTTGAAACGACGGTCTCAACACCACTGAAAGGCGTGAAGAATATTATTGCCGTCACTTCTGCCAAGGGCGGGGTGGGTAAATCGACGACTTCAGTTAACCTTGCGTTGGCTTTATCTAAATCTGGTTCAAAAGTCGGTTTGTTGGATGCGGACATCTACGGCCCATCGGTTCCGATGATGCTAGGGCAGTTAGATGCGAAGCCAGAAGTACAAAACAATAAGTGGATGATGCCAATCGAAGCACACGGTATTTTCACTCACTCAATTGGTTACCTTGTATCGAAAGATGACGCTGCTATTTGGCGTGGTCCGATGGCGGCAAAAGCACTCGGTCAGCTTGTGAATGAAACGGTATGGCCAGAGCTAGATTACCTTGTGATCGATATGCCACCGGGCACGGGTGATATCCAATTAACTCTATCTCAACAAATCCCAGTAACTGGTGCGGTTGTTGTGACTACTCCTCAAGATCTGGCATTGGCAGACGCGCGTAAAGGTGTCGCGATGTTCGATAAAGTGAGTGTGCCTGTAGCAGGCTTAGTTGAAAACATGAGCTACCATATATGTAGTCACTGTGGTGAGAAAGAACATATCTTTGGCGCTGGTGGGGCAGAAGCTATGTCTGAAGAGTTCTACCTCGATATCTTAGCGCAAATCCCACTGCATATTGATGTTCGCGAAGACATTGATGCGGGCTGCCCAACGGTAGTGCGTCGCCCAGACAGCGAGCACACGCACCATTACCTAGAGCTCGCTGAAAATGTTGCGGCAAAAATGTTTTGGACAGGTAAAGCGCGACCAGAAGCGATCAACTTTTCTATGGTCGAATAG
- a CDS encoding AsmA family protein, whose product MKKLLIFIAVPVFIVVAAILALVLLVNPNQFKPLIVEQAQKHTGLELVIEGDISWQFFPSIGFELGQTELRNPEGFTQPNLFKVDTVGVDVSVTPLFSNQLEIGNITLDGAEFYLETLKDGRKNIDALTQASASDASAPAAETTSEPAQAPQEQSAAEASGWTINLAGVTISNALFEMDDKQAGSFTKLYDVSLNLSEFAVDTWTTATFAASGENNQQKFSADGSAEFKLAEGFASYALRNIDLNAKFNDPATSIDSAKIGLDTFEFDKVNQLTYAVVGNAAGLDLDLKGGGELTVDKAISKVILNKLTLDSTFKGDTLPQSPMKVDMLSDLSFDLTKSHLSFVLEKLQANSIALDGKADVTLSDIPKVRFSLHSPNIDLDEFLGLGNSTETTSTAPSGTAGGSTSKSVSSAPAKEVEPDLSALKTLDVKGDITIDKFKANNAKMQNVKTAFSVNRGIAELTSFTSNLYQGSISATAKLDARKTPATYTAKKRIKGVKVQPLLVDVAGNDVLEGTGNIDVNVKGKSLTPTGIKKNLVGTIAINFEDGAVNGINVAQLIRENYAKIKGEKVESTNEAKKTDFSAMKATLKVDKGWVSTNDLSAQSPLLRVTGQGKANFINETVDFLVRTSIVGTLEGQGGKGIDDLKDVTIPIKVTGQWADPKFALVFDDVLKQKAQKEIDRGVNKLTDKIKDEKTKEAVDGLLKGFFN is encoded by the coding sequence ATGAAGAAACTACTCATTTTCATAGCTGTGCCAGTGTTTATTGTTGTTGCAGCAATTTTGGCACTAGTACTGTTAGTGAATCCCAACCAATTTAAGCCATTAATTGTCGAACAAGCCCAGAAGCACACCGGCCTTGAGCTAGTGATCGAGGGTGATATCAGCTGGCAATTCTTCCCATCTATTGGCTTCGAACTTGGTCAAACTGAATTACGCAACCCAGAAGGGTTCACCCAACCTAACCTATTTAAGGTTGATACGGTTGGCGTTGACGTTTCGGTTACTCCGCTATTTAGTAACCAACTAGAGATCGGTAACATCACTCTAGATGGCGCAGAATTCTACTTAGAAACGCTTAAAGATGGCCGTAAAAATATTGATGCGCTGACGCAAGCATCTGCATCTGATGCGTCGGCCCCAGCTGCTGAGACAACGTCTGAACCAGCACAGGCTCCACAAGAGCAAAGTGCAGCAGAAGCATCTGGCTGGACGATAAATCTAGCGGGCGTGACGATCTCAAATGCACTATTTGAAATGGACGACAAGCAAGCAGGTTCTTTCACCAAGCTCTACGATGTGTCTTTGAACCTATCTGAGTTCGCAGTAGACACATGGACGACGGCAACCTTTGCTGCATCTGGTGAGAACAACCAACAAAAATTTTCAGCTGACGGTAGCGCCGAGTTCAAACTGGCTGAAGGCTTTGCAAGCTATGCGCTACGTAATATCGACCTAAACGCTAAGTTTAATGACCCTGCGACGTCAATTGACTCGGCAAAGATTGGTTTAGATACGTTTGAGTTCGATAAGGTTAACCAACTGACTTACGCTGTGGTTGGTAATGCTGCTGGTCTAGATTTAGATCTGAAAGGTGGTGGTGAGCTAACGGTTGATAAAGCCATTTCAAAAGTGATACTGAACAAGTTAACGTTAGACTCTACGTTCAAGGGTGACACGCTTCCTCAATCACCAATGAAAGTTGATATGTTGTCTGATCTTAGCTTTGATCTAACGAAGAGCCATTTGAGCTTTGTGCTAGAGAAGCTACAAGCTAACTCTATTGCATTAGACGGTAAAGCCGACGTTACTCTGTCCGACATACCAAAGGTTCGTTTCTCGTTACATAGCCCGAACATTGATTTAGACGAGTTCCTAGGTTTAGGTAATTCAACAGAAACCACGAGCACGGCGCCTTCTGGTACTGCTGGTGGCTCAACGTCAAAGTCAGTTAGCTCAGCGCCAGCAAAAGAAGTTGAACCTGACCTATCTGCTCTTAAAACGCTCGATGTGAAAGGTGATATCACTATCGATAAGTTCAAAGCAAACAATGCGAAAATGCAGAATGTTAAAACGGCATTCTCTGTTAACCGCGGTATTGCTGAATTGACTTCATTCACATCAAACCTTTACCAAGGTTCTATCTCTGCGACAGCAAAACTAGACGCTCGTAAAACTCCGGCGACTTACACTGCTAAGAAGAGAATTAAAGGGGTGAAAGTTCAGCCATTGCTGGTTGATGTTGCAGGTAACGATGTGCTTGAAGGTACGGGTAATATCGATGTCAATGTGAAAGGTAAGAGCCTTACACCAACAGGAATCAAAAAGAATCTAGTTGGTACTATCGCGATCAACTTTGAAGATGGTGCGGTTAACGGGATCAACGTTGCCCAACTGATTCGTGAGAATTACGCGAAGATCAAAGGCGAGAAAGTTGAAAGCACAAATGAAGCTAAAAAGACTGACTTTAGTGCGATGAAAGCGACACTTAAGGTTGATAAAGGTTGGGTTTCAACCAATGACCTGTCGGCACAATCACCACTACTGCGCGTTACAGGCCAAGGTAAAGCTAACTTCATCAATGAAACGGTAGACTTCTTAGTAAGAACATCGATTGTTGGCACATTAGAAGGTCAGGGCGGTAAGGGGATTGATGACCTGAAAGATGTCACGATTCCAATTAAGGTGACAGGCCAATGGGCTGACCCGAAATTCGCTCTCGTTTTTGATGATGTGTTAAAGCAAAAAGCACAGAAAGAGATCGACCGTGGTGTTAACAAGCTAACGGACAAGATTAAAGATGAGAAGACCAAAGAAGCCGTAGACGGTTTATTGAAAGGTTTCTTTAACTAA
- the udk gene encoding uridine kinase — MSDNNQCVIVGIAGASASGKSLIASTIYNELREKVGDHQIGVITEDCYYSDQSHLSMEERVKTNYDHPNALDHDLLCEHLQQLMSGNAVEVPEYSYTEHTRTSETTTLTPKKVIILEGILLLTDPRLRNLMHASVFMDTPLDICLLRRVKRDVEERGRTMDTVLKQYQETVRPMFMQFIEPSKQHADIIVPRGGKNRIAIDVLKAHIAKLLKS; from the coding sequence ATGTCTGATAATAATCAATGTGTCATCGTAGGTATCGCTGGCGCTTCAGCTTCAGGAAAAAGTCTGATTGCTAGTACGATTTATAATGAGCTGCGCGAAAAAGTAGGCGACCATCAAATTGGTGTTATCACGGAAGATTGCTATTACAGCGACCAAAGCCACTTGAGTATGGAAGAGCGTGTTAAAACTAACTACGATCACCCAAATGCACTGGACCATGATCTGTTATGTGAGCATTTACAGCAGCTGATGAGCGGCAATGCCGTAGAAGTACCTGAGTACAGCTACACAGAACATACACGTACTTCTGAAACGACTACACTTACTCCTAAGAAAGTGATCATTTTAGAAGGTATTCTGCTATTAACAGACCCACGTCTTCGTAACCTAATGCACGCGAGTGTGTTCATGGATACACCACTAGACATCTGTCTACTACGCCGCGTTAAGCGCGACGTTGAAGAGCGTGGTCGCACAATGGATACTGTACTAAAGCAATACCAAGAAACAGTACGTCCAATGTTCATGCAGTTTATCGAGCCTTCAAAACAACATGCAGACATCATCGTTCCTCGTGGTGGTAAAAACCGTATCGCGATTGATGTACTGAAAGCGCACATTGCGAAGTTGTTGAAGTCTTAA
- the metG gene encoding methionine--tRNA ligase: protein MATDPRQLLVTCALPYANGSIHLGHMLEHIQADIWVRYQRLRGNTVNFICADDAHGTPIMLKAQQMGITPEEMIAAVSEEHQKDFAGFDISFDNYHSTHSEENRELASHIYLELKKNGFISSRTISQLFDPEKEMFLPDRFVKGTCPKCKSEDQYGDNCDNCGETYSPTELIEPKSAVSGATPVMKDSEHFFFDLPQFESMLKEWTRSGSLQAETANKMQEWFESGLQQWDISRDAPYFGFEIPGEKDKFFYVWLDAPIGYMGSFKNLCDKRDDLDFNEYWKKDSTAELYHFIGKDIVYFHSLFWPAMLEGSGFRKPNNVFVHGYVTVNGAKMSKSKGTFIKASTYLDHLDPECLRYYYAAKLNSRIDDLDLNLEDFTQRVNADVVNKIVNLASRNAGFITKRFEGKLSAEFAEPELYNEFVAAAERIGELYETREFSRAIREITALADKANQYIDEKAPWVLAKEEGKEKELQEVSSVGINLFRVLMAYLKPVMPELAARTEAFLNEELTWEGVATPLTDHEITKFKALFSRIDPKKVEAMIESSKEDAAAEMAAKEKAEAEKEKASQTELDKEPIAEEIEFDAFAAVDMRIARIISCEEVPKANKLLKFQLDIGGETRQVFSGIKSAYKPEELEGKLTVMVANLKPRKMKFGMSEGMILAAGPGGSDLWILEPHEGAQPGMRVM from the coding sequence ATGGCAACTGATCCAAGACAACTTTTGGTAACTTGTGCGCTTCCGTACGCTAACGGCTCTATTCACCTTGGCCATATGCTTGAGCATATCCAAGCTGATATCTGGGTTCGATACCAGCGTCTGCGTGGCAACACTGTAAACTTCATCTGTGCTGACGATGCTCACGGCACGCCAATTATGCTTAAAGCTCAACAGATGGGTATCACACCAGAAGAGATGATCGCTGCTGTTAGTGAAGAGCACCAAAAAGACTTCGCTGGCTTTGATATCAGCTTTGATAACTACCACAGCACGCACAGCGAAGAGAACCGTGAACTGGCTTCTCACATCTACCTAGAACTTAAAAAGAACGGCTTCATTTCAAGCCGCACTATTTCTCAGCTTTTCGACCCTGAGAAAGAGATGTTCCTACCGGACCGTTTCGTAAAAGGTACTTGCCCTAAGTGTAAGTCAGAAGACCAGTACGGTGATAACTGTGATAACTGTGGTGAGACATACAGCCCAACTGAGCTAATCGAGCCTAAGTCAGCAGTTTCTGGCGCAACTCCAGTAATGAAAGACTCTGAGCACTTCTTCTTCGACCTGCCTCAGTTCGAAAGCATGCTAAAAGAGTGGACACGTTCTGGCTCACTGCAGGCTGAAACAGCAAACAAAATGCAAGAGTGGTTCGAGTCTGGTCTACAACAGTGGGACATCTCTCGTGATGCACCATACTTCGGCTTCGAGATCCCAGGCGAAAAAGACAAGTTCTTCTACGTATGGCTAGATGCACCAATCGGCTACATGGGCTCATTCAAGAACCTATGTGACAAGCGCGACGATCTAGACTTTAACGAGTACTGGAAGAAAGACAGCACCGCTGAGCTTTACCACTTCATCGGTAAAGACATCGTTTACTTCCACAGCCTATTCTGGCCTGCAATGCTAGAAGGTTCTGGTTTCCGTAAGCCAAACAACGTATTCGTACACGGCTACGTAACAGTAAACGGCGCTAAGATGTCTAAGTCTAAAGGCACATTCATCAAAGCAAGTACATACCTAGACCACCTAGACCCTGAGTGTCTACGTTACTACTACGCTGCGAAACTAAACAGCCGTATCGACGACCTTGACCTTAACCTTGAAGACTTCACTCAACGTGTAAACGCTGACGTAGTAAACAAGATTGTTAACCTAGCTTCTCGTAACGCAGGTTTCATCACTAAGCGCTTCGAAGGCAAGCTATCTGCTGAATTTGCAGAGCCAGAGCTTTACAACGAATTCGTTGCAGCTGCTGAGCGTATCGGTGAGCTATACGAAACTCGTGAATTCAGCCGTGCTATCCGTGAGATCACTGCACTAGCAGATAAAGCGAACCAGTACATCGACGAAAAAGCACCTTGGGTTCTTGCAAAAGAAGAAGGTAAAGAGAAAGAGCTTCAAGAAGTTTCTTCTGTAGGTATCAACCTATTCCGCGTACTAATGGCTTACCTGAAACCAGTAATGCCAGAGCTTGCAGCTCGTACGGAAGCTTTCCTAAACGAAGAGCTAACGTGGGAAGGCGTTGCTACTCCACTAACTGATCACGAGATCACTAAGTTCAAAGCGCTATTTAGCCGTATTGATCCTAAGAAAGTGGAAGCGATGATTGAGTCTTCTAAAGAAGACGCAGCAGCAGAAATGGCAGCTAAAGAGAAAGCGGAAGCTGAGAAAGAAAAAGCAAGCCAAACTGAGCTAGATAAAGAGCCAATCGCTGAAGAGATTGAATTTGACGCGTTCGCAGCCGTTGATATGCGTATTGCTCGTATCATCTCTTGTGAAGAAGTGCCAAAAGCGAACAAACTACTGAAGTTCCAACTGGACATCGGTGGTGAGACTCGCCAAGTATTCTCTGGCATCAAGTCAGCATACAAACCTGAAGAGCTAGAAGGCAAGCTAACTGTTATGGTTGCGAACCTAAAACCTCGTAAGATGAAGTTTGGTATGTCTGAAGGCATGATCCTAGCAGCGGGCCCTGGCGGCAGCGACCTATGGATTCTTGAGCCACACGAAGGTGCTCAACCTGGTATGCGTGTAATGTAA
- a CDS encoding low molecular weight phosphotyrosine protein phosphatase — translation MKKILVVCMGNICRSPTGEAVLRKKAQQLNIDVLVDSAGTIGFHQGNPPDSRSKAAGEKRGYSFKGITSRKVVANDFEEFDLILAADRANLTDLMSQCPAHLQYKLALFLSFGDSQYQEVPDPYYGEGDGFELVLDLIEESSEAILRSI, via the coding sequence ATGAAAAAGATACTCGTGGTTTGCATGGGCAATATTTGTCGCTCGCCAACAGGTGAAGCGGTATTACGAAAGAAGGCACAGCAGCTCAATATTGATGTTCTAGTCGACTCTGCGGGGACGATTGGCTTCCATCAAGGTAATCCGCCAGACTCGCGCTCTAAAGCGGCAGGAGAGAAGCGAGGCTATAGCTTTAAAGGCATTACTTCAAGAAAAGTCGTCGCAAATGATTTCGAAGAGTTTGACTTAATACTCGCAGCAGATAGAGCTAATTTGACTGACTTAATGAGCCAATGCCCAGCACACTTGCAGTACAAACTGGCGTTGTTTTTGAGCTTCGGTGACTCGCAGTATCAAGAGGTGCCTGATCCGTATTATGGAGAGGGGGATGGATTCGAACTGGTTTTGGACTTAATCGAAGAGTCGAGCGAAGCGATATTAAGGTCGATTTGA
- the cobO gene encoding cob(I)yrinic acid a,c-diamide adenosyltransferase, translating to MSTEDNKEQRHKARQQKVKEQVDARVAAAQEVKGLLLVITGNGKGKSTSGFGTITRAVGHGKKCAVAQFVKGTWDNGEKNVLQKLDVEFQVMGTGFTWETQNKAQDIEAAQRVWKECKRMLADESIDVILFDELTYMVSYGYIELDEVVEALNNRPKMQSVIITGRGAHRTLTEMADTVSEVRNVKHAFESGVKALQGVDW from the coding sequence ATGTCGACTGAAGACAACAAAGAACAACGTCATAAAGCAAGACAGCAGAAAGTAAAAGAACAAGTCGATGCTCGTGTCGCTGCAGCACAAGAAGTAAAAGGCCTGTTACTGGTCATCACGGGTAATGGTAAAGGCAAATCTACCTCTGGCTTTGGCACCATCACTCGTGCAGTTGGCCACGGTAAGAAATGTGCGGTTGCTCAGTTTGTTAAAGGCACTTGGGATAACGGTGAGAAAAATGTCCTGCAAAAGCTAGATGTTGAGTTCCAAGTAATGGGTACTGGTTTTACGTGGGAAACACAAAATAAAGCGCAAGATATTGAAGCGGCACAACGCGTATGGAAAGAGTGTAAACGCATGCTGGCTGACGAGTCGATTGATGTGATTCTGTTTGATGAGCTGACTTACATGGTGAGCTATGGCTACATCGAGCTAGATGAAGTCGTTGAAGCGCTTAACAACCGTCCTAAGATGCAATCAGTGATCATTACAGGCCGTGGGGCACACCGCACACTGACTGAAATGGCAGACACGGTATCAGAGGTACGTAACGTGAAACACGCATTTGAATCTGGTGTTAAGGCGCTACAAGGCGTTGACTGGTAA